In Podospora pseudopauciseta strain CBS 411.78 chromosome 2 map unlocalized CBS411.78m_2, whole genome shotgun sequence, the genomic stretch CGAATTTGATGAGCTGAAGCCTGATATTGTCTCCACCAAGGGCACCATAAACCGGTTCAATTCTCTCCAATATTGGTGGCAGTCGAGCAACACATTCCTCAATAAGTTTGCCAAAATGATGATTTGTACCTTCAACCACGGCGACGTAAACGGGGTTCACTCTCTCCGTAACTATCGATGATAGAAAACTCAGTCGGTCAGCGGCTGCAGACAGCCACGAGGCAATGGTGGCGGCGGTCCACTCTGGCATTGCGGCGTAGGAGAGGACAGAACTGAGGACAAGGAGACTGGCGAGCTCCCTAAGGACAACTTGAAAACGTCTCCTCCACTTGCGAGTACTGGTCACTTGGCCGTCTTTGGCGGGCAAAGCAGGGGTGCCGACCTCAACACATCTTCGAAGATAAAACCATACGAGACTCGAGACTAAGAGGACCATGTTCATGGTCTTCATGTGTTGAAACGTGACCTCCTTCCGCATTTCGGAGTAGAAGCCGACAGCGATGGTAGGCAGGTAGTCGACAAAAAGGCTGGTAACGGCTTTCGTGGCGTTGGTCGCAGCGCTGGAGAGATAGTCGAGTCCGAGGCCGACGGTGAGCTTGACAGATTCAACCACGGCAATGACGGTAGTGCTGGCCTGCTGTACTGATGACACGATGGAGTTCCAGGAGTTGTTGATGAATTGCCGCACGACGCTGATGCACAACTGAACATAGAGGTTGATCGCCATGAATGTTGCCATGTTAGCGGCTTGGATTGCCGAAACTGTGCGCCTCCATGCTACGTCTgtggggagctggaggaaggCGATGACGGAGTAGCAATAGCGGCCGAGGTGGATTGCAATACTTTTGAAATCAACAGTCGGGGCGACGGAAGTGGAAGCCATGGTGTGAGACTGTAGAATGTTGATTCGCAATGAAGGAATTGACAAATGACCGATAGGAAGATTAAGTTGCAGGAAGTGTTGTAGGTGAGAGTGTGTGAGGTGAAGAGAGCTTGATTGCGGTTTCCATGCTTCCCGTCCAGCCTTATATACACAGTCTCATCAAGCTCACAGGCTTTGTGTTTGGCCAGACCTCGTCGTCGCAAGATAGGTATCTAATCACTGTGATGTGATGCGACCGAGGCCCAACTTCTTTCTCGCACCACTTCAAAATTCTAGGACCCATCCACGTTTACTTCATCGTCGAGTGAATACGGTACACGACACCGTTTAAACCTGGAGGTGCAGAGCTCCAGTATTTGCGACGATGTGGTTTGTTCAAACAATTAGCTCTGACATCGACCCTATCCACGCAGCAAAGCAGAGTAGCCTATAGCTGGCTATAATGACAACATTGACATGACGCCTGGCCATACAGATGATGCCAACCTGGCTTCGCAACATGCAATGCACATTTGCGCAGAGCCAGAAcaatcctcctctttgctTACTTTTCGGCTTCGGTCAACAACTATCTCGCGGCAGAGCTATGTTGGCGGTGTTTCAACACTGTTCCTGTCTCCTGAGAAGTGTGATGAATTGGCAAAGAACCTGATCCCGAACCTGGGTGGGGAAAAAGCAAGCTTGGCCAATCCCAACACTCATCCACCGCAACCACCGCatcctccacatccaccgccatcacctccatcacctccacctGAACTCCCACAGCTACTTACGCATCCACTCCCGCAGGTATCTCCAAGATCTCCGGCCGCTCCAGTACATGCCGCTCCAGCCGCCGCTACACCAGCTGCGCATGCAAaaccacaccctcctcctcctccatcaccgctGTCGTGATCTGAACTGCCCACATCTTGTCTTGTAGCTTTCCAGTCTCTAAGTTTTTCGTACTCGGCAATCTTCAGTGGTCGCGACAAGTGAGCCCAGCCAGCGATGAAATACTGGTGATACGCCCCCTTCTCAAAGTGATGGCTAAACGGCTGAGCTCGGTGAATCCCTCCCAATTTCAATCTGTCTGTTCGCTCATCAGCGTGCTTGTGAAGCCAGAGCGTTGATTGTCGAAAGGCCGAACAACGGGCCATTGCCGCTGCAGCAGAGAGCAGGGTATCTTGGGCGAGAAGTATGGCAAGTCTGTTTTTGAACCAGGAGTTGTCCGACATGGTAGCGGACCCAAGTTCTGTCAAATTAGACAAAGGATTGTGCAGCAAGGATGGAGTTCCCAAGTCGTCGGCCGGGAATCCATTGTGAGGATACATGTTTCTCGGTCGGGATAGATGCAGGGTGATGAGAGACCAGGAGTCGAAAGGGAACGCCCAGACGTGTTTGGAGATGTTGCACTCCGAACCACATGTCACAGGATACCGGTTGAAGGCTTCCGTGCAGTCCCAAGGGAACAGATCCTGGTAGGGGTACAATGGCCCATCAAAAGCACCCCAGTCATACCAGTATTCTGAGAGAGCATCGGCAATGTCGGACTCTTCATGGCGTCCGTACCGAAACTTGAGGAGATATTCCTCTGTCAAGCCGTTGGGTACATCGTACTTGGAGCGAGCGCGTTGCGGCACGTAGGCTCCAGGTCGGCAGACAAAGCTCATGAGGTACAGGGGGTATGGCATGTTGGCTGAGTCTTGCTCCACGTTGCTAGGTCCATGCAGAGCAAACAGCGAACCAAAGAGCGACCGGTCAATAATGTTGTCGACAAAGGTCTGACAGTTGTTGTTTGAGAAGCTCCATCGAAGATTCACGTTTGGGTCCAGCAATTTGGCAACGATGCTGTCAATGTAGACCTCGATCCGGGGTCCCAGGTAGGGTTTGAGCAGCGCCATCAACCGGTTGACAGCTGAATCCATCAAGGTGTTCTTCTCTGTCACGCTGATTCCGTTGTCGACAAGCCGAAGGCTCTCCTTCATCAGTGTGTCAATGATTTGTTCCTCTGCCTCTTGCTCAAAAAACCCGCAAAAGACACCGCCAGCAACTTGTTTAAGCATTGCCTTGTATCTCTTGGGAGCTCGGGGACGTTGCTGCGAATAGAGGGTTCTGTCTGCTTGTCCAGTGACCAAGAGCGAGTGCCGGATGTCCTCAGAAGGGTCTCGGAGAGCATGGAGGTTTGGTGGATCCCGACTGGTGATGAGGACGCCACCGTGTGTTCTGCCAACTGTTAGCGGTGCATTCCAAGCACGAGCCCCTAAGTAACTCACTTGCTGACTCCATTCTCAATCACAAGCGGGCCAATTCTCAACGCCATGTGCACATTTCCATAAGGATAGTCATTGACAATATCATTGAGGTAAAAGGGGATGTCCTCGGTCCCTTTGGTGGTCGTTCCAAATGACGCTCCAAACTCGGTTGTCTTGAACTTTCCCTCTGGATTCTCACCACTGATGTTGTTGACCCGACGAGGGCGATTGTAGCGGCCTTCTCGCTTGGCTTTCCCAAGAGTAAGACTCGTCCCTCTGTTGCGGCATGAGGCAAATTTGGCTTCTGCTGCCATATCCGTCAACTCATAAAGCCCACACCGAATCTTTCCGTTCACACCGGCGGTGTTGAGATGCTGTTCGGGATTGGAAAGATCATTGTTCACAGGGAACAGATTTCTCAGCTGTCCGTCACCGTGTCTTCGTGGTACATCGATGCAGCTGCAGATCTCCTGGCTTTCGTCGGCGGACACAGCTCTCCGCAGACAGCACTGTTTATACACTTTGGTGATGTCCTTGTGACCATAAAAGTCTCGCCGGTAGCAACCTTCACACATCATCTGGTCTGTTTTGATGTTTCGAAATATCGACCCTCTTATTGCCTGGCTGCATGAGTCGCACGCTTGAGGAACAAGAATCGGCATATGTCCTTCGTCGTAGGATGACACCGTAACTTGTGAGGGCGTAGGTTGCTTCCAAAAGGTAATGAGCGCTTCTGGATCTCGGTACTCGATGATCTTGTCCATGTCGAGAAACTGGGCGGACTGGAGTAGCATCCGTGCTCGCCGATGTACCAcgtcctccctcttcgcTTCCCGGTCTTGTAGGTCCATCATTATGGAGCGACGGATGGAAGAACTCTGCAGTTCCGAGTAAATGTCCCAACCTCGG encodes the following:
- a CDS encoding uncharacterized protein (EggNog:ENOG503P7FV); the encoded protein is MTSLLSRILPAATQSASSSSGSHVTDAPEVPRVQIGPAANHLRDAMMVMYWAGVRRELPHILQTLRKWRTRDEYSTSVHPDEEDRYIHGYETFLDQVNHTSRGFSDRYRKLPKLRDPAEERDADRVPTYSEALEDRGWDIYSELQSSSIRRSIMMDLQDREAKREDVVHRRARMLLQSAQFLDMDKIIEYRDPEALITFWKQPTPSQVTVSSYDEGHMPILVPQACDSCSQAIRGSIFRNIKTDQMMCEGCYRRDFYGHKDITKVYKQCCLRRAVSADESQEICSCIDVPRRHGDGQLRNLFPVNNDLSNPEQHLNTAGVNGKIRCGLYELTDMAAEAKFASCRNRGTSLTLGKAKREGRYNRPRRVNNISGENPEGKFKTTEFGASFGTTTKGTEDIPFYLNDIVNDYPYGNVHMALRIGPLVIENGVSKTHGGVLITSRDPPNLHALRDPSEDIRHSLLVTGQADRTLYSQQRPRAPKRYKAMLKQVAGGVFCGFFEQEAEEQIIDTLMKESLRLVDNGISVTEKNTLMDSAVNRLMALLKPYLGPRIEVYIDSIVAKLLDPNVNLRWSFSNNNCQTFVDNIIDRSLFGSLFALHGPSNVEQDSANMPYPLYLMSFVCRPGAYVPQRARSKYDVPNGLTEEYLLKFRYGRHEESDIADALSEYWYDWGAFDGPLYPYQDLFPWDCTEAFNRYPVTCGSECNISKHVWAFPFDSWSLITLHLSRPRNMYPHNGFPADDLGTPSLLHNPLSNLTELGSATMSDNSWFKNRLAILLAQDTLLSAAAAMARCSAFRQSTLWLHKHADERTDRLKLGGIHRAQPFSHHFEKGAYHQYFIAGWAHLSRPLKIAEYEKLRDWKATRQDVGSSDHDSGDGGGGGCGFACAAGVAAAGAACTGAAGDLGDTCGSGCVSSCGSSGGGDGGDGGGCGGCGGCGG